In the Paralichthys olivaceus isolate ysfri-2021 chromosome 15, ASM2471397v2, whole genome shotgun sequence genome, one interval contains:
- the abr gene encoding active breakpoint cluster region-related protein isoform X5, whose protein sequence is MTEILDVNLNSVCERLEQHCCVDQNQHNLSSQPQTPVLKRHTNTGAKLWGRVRSKLLRQKLDPQTVQSKNWHMDVIEMNGIKVEFSMKFTSRDLSLKRTPSKKQSGVFGVKINVVTKRERSKVPYIVRQCIEEVEKRGIDEVGIYRISGVATDIQALKAAFDTNTKDILVMLSDMDINAIAGTLKLYFRELPEPLLTDRLYPAFMEGIALSDPAAKENCMMHLLRSLPDPNLMTFLTLLEHLKRVAEKEPINKMSLHNLATVFGPTLLRPSESEHTKGQHITSASDIWSHDVMAQVQVLLYYLQHPPISFAELKRNTLYFSTDV, encoded by the exons ATGACGGAGATCCTGGATGTAAATTTGAACTCGGTGTGCGAGCGTCTGGAGCAGCACTGCTGCGTGGACCAGAACCAGCACAATCTGTCCAGCCAGCCGCAGACCCCTGTGCTCAAGAGGCACACCAACACCGGGGCCAAGCTATGGGGCCGCGTCCGCAGCAAGCTCCTCAGACAAAAG CTGGATCCTCAGACGGTGCAGTCCAAGAACTGGCACATGGACGTCATAGAGATGAACGGG ATCAAAGTGGAATTCTCCATGAAGTTTACAAGTCGGGACCTCAGCTTGAAGAGAACGCCCTCCAAAAAACAGAGTGGGGTGTTTGGAGTCAAAATCAACGTGGTGACAAA GCGTGAACGCTCCAAGGTGCCTTACATAGTCCGTCAGTGCattgaggaagtggagaagagGGGGATCGACGAAGTGGGAATCTACAGGATCTCAGGGGTGGCCACTGATATCCAGGCCCTCAAAGCAGCTTTTGACACCA ATACCAAAGATATCCTGGTGATGCTGAGCGACATGGACATTAACGCCATCGCTGGGACGTTGAAGCTGTACTTCAGGGAGCTGCCGGAGCCTCTGCTCACCGACCGCCTCTACCCCGCCTTCATGGAGGGCATAG CGCTCTCTGACCCAGCAGCAAAGGAGAACTGCATGATGCACCTCCTCCGCTCACTGCCAGACCCCAACCTCATGACCTTCCTTACTCTGCTGGAGCACCTCAAACg GGTGGCTGAGAAGGAGCCCATCAACAAGATGTCCCTCCACAACCTGGCCACCGTGTTCGGCCCCACTCTGCTCAGGCCCTCAGAGTCCGAACACACAAAGGGACAGCACATCACCTCCGCCTCTGACATCTGGTCACACGACGTCATGGCACAG gtcCAGGTGTTGCTCTACTACCTGCAGCATCCTCCCATCTCCTTTGCCGAACTGAAGCGCAACACGCTTTACTTCTCCACTGACGTTTAA